A single Thermoanaerobacterium sp. RBIITD DNA region contains:
- a CDS encoding DUF881 domain-containing protein: MKGKVFQVVSLVLVFLVMGFMISMQFKTIQGDSKIAAASPKDNSAKVDELTNELKNITNEKNSLQAQVAELNQKLNTLNNSSSKYGATINALTQDVDKYKELAGLTKMIGPGVIVTVNDSDIQPKDGEDPNMFLVHDEDLLKVVNELRAGGAEAISINEQRLIATSEIRCVGPAININSTRYTPPYVIKAIGNPDTLQASLNLKGGIVETLRYYGIKVDIQTSNNIVVPAYADPINLKYAKATK; encoded by the coding sequence ATGAAGGGAAAAGTTTTTCAGGTTGTTTCTTTGGTTTTGGTCTTCTTAGTTATGGGCTTTATGATATCTATGCAATTTAAAACAATACAGGGTGATAGCAAGATTGCTGCTGCATCACCGAAAGATAATAGCGCAAAAGTAGATGAACTTACAAATGAACTAAAAAATATCACAAACGAAAAAAATTCACTACAAGCTCAAGTAGCAGAATTAAATCAGAAATTAAATACATTAAATAATTCTTCTTCAAAATACGGCGCTACAATAAATGCTTTAACACAGGATGTAGATAAGTATAAAGAGCTTGCAGGTCTCACAAAAATGATAGGTCCCGGTGTCATTGTCACTGTTAATGATAGCGACATACAGCCAAAAGATGGAGAAGATCCAAATATGTTCCTTGTTCATGACGAAGACCTATTAAAAGTCGTAAATGAATTAAGGGCAGGCGGTGCTGAGGCTATTTCTATAAACGAACAAAGGCTTATAGCAACATCTGAAATAAGATGTGTTGGCCCGGCAATAAACATAAATTCTACAAGATATACACCACCATATGTCATAAAAGCTATTGGTAACCCAGATACATTACAAGCATCATTAAATCTTAAAGGTGGTATTGTAGAAACACTCAGATACTACGGTATAAAAGTTGATATACAAACATCAAATAATATTGTAGTTCCCGCATATGCAGATCCAATTAATCTAAAATATGCAAAAGCAACAAAATAA
- a CDS encoding GNAT family N-acetyltransferase has product MDERKILDIEIKIITNVRALLSIEDIWHELEENSKMYPFNTFEWVINWWKYFGYGKKLWVLLIMDDYRPIGIAPFMITFGEMGLPIRRIKFIGSNNSDYLDFIVRYGCEEIFYQSLIKYLELKINQFTVLDLEHIPEDSNIYPYIIGSNLYYDYDVQDVCPYIELPDTWDEYLASLDGKFRRNIKYEIKRFFKQCDANFLCVSDENDIDNSMDRLIELHQKRWRKRHMPGAFYSKRLRSFHKDVAFDMLERGILSLFELKDKDKIVSSLLSYHIGGRRYYYISGYDLDYSRLSVGSVTLGLSIKRSIEVGDEIYDFLRGDESYKANWTKLKKRNMRLVASYPSVAGKFYLYYIIAQNKLINKIKSRFSED; this is encoded by the coding sequence TGTGAGGGCGTTACTTAGTATAGAGGATATTTGGCATGAGCTTGAGGAAAACTCAAAAATGTATCCTTTTAATACATTTGAATGGGTCATAAATTGGTGGAAATATTTTGGTTACGGGAAAAAGCTTTGGGTATTACTTATAATGGATGACTACAGGCCGATAGGCATAGCACCATTTATGATTACATTTGGTGAAATGGGACTACCTATAAGAAGGATAAAATTCATAGGTTCAAATAACAGCGATTACCTTGACTTTATAGTTAGATATGGATGTGAGGAGATATTTTATCAGTCCCTTATAAAATATCTCGAGCTAAAGATAAATCAATTTACAGTACTTGACCTTGAACATATCCCAGAAGATAGCAACATATATCCGTATATTATAGGCAGTAATCTATATTATGACTATGATGTGCAGGATGTTTGCCCATATATTGAGCTCCCAGACACATGGGATGAGTACTTAGCATCACTTGACGGTAAATTTAGGCGAAACATAAAATATGAGATTAAAAGATTTTTCAAACAATGTGATGCAAACTTTTTATGTGTTTCAGATGAAAATGATATTGATAATTCAATGGATAGGCTTATTGAATTACATCAGAAAAGATGGAGAAAGAGGCACATGCCTGGGGCATTTTATTCGAAGCGGCTGAGAAGTTTTCATAAAGATGTTGCATTTGATATGCTTGAGCGTGGAATATTAAGCTTATTTGAATTAAAAGATAAGGATAAGATTGTATCAAGCCTTTTAAGCTATCATATAGGGGGAAGAAGGTATTATTATATAAGCGGTTATGACCTTGACTACAGCAGGTTAAGCGTTGGATCTGTTACATTGGGGCTGTCTATTAAGCGCTCTATAGAGGTTGGCGATGAAATTTACGATTTTTTGCGTGGCGATGAGAGTTATAAAGCGAATTGGACGAAGCTAAAGAAAAGAAACATGCGTTTAGTTGCGTCATACCCATCTGTTGCTGGAAAATTTTATTTATATTACATCATAGCTCAAAACAAATTGATAAATAAGATAAAAAGCAGGTTCAGCGAGGACTGA
- a CDS encoding DUF2383 domain-containing protein, translating into MQKITPQEMILSAFISAKQSENNIHKKAKEYGKNIADNQVQAVLKQIEIMALNHVDKIVTAQKTTHIDSLTKKNMSQDILDALQDLVKELINQQSFYNENLIKITNPYIRQIFTEMRDEEMRFISILQQNIESLESKPTEPNSVIYTKPKGY; encoded by the coding sequence ATGCAAAAGATAACACCACAAGAAATGATATTAAGCGCATTTATAAGTGCAAAACAGTCGGAAAATAATATACATAAAAAAGCAAAGGAATATGGGAAAAATATAGCTGATAATCAGGTTCAGGCTGTATTAAAACAGATAGAGATAATGGCATTAAATCATGTTGACAAAATTGTTACAGCGCAAAAAACGACGCATATCGATTCGCTGACAAAAAAGAATATGTCGCAGGACATACTTGATGCACTGCAGGATTTAGTAAAGGAACTTATTAACCAGCAATCATTTTATAATGAGAATCTTATAAAAATAACAAACCCATACATAAGACAAATTTTTACCGAGATGAGGGATGAGGAAATGAGGTTTATATCGATACTACAGCAAAATATTGAGTCTTTAGAATCGAAGCCGACAGAGCCAAATAGTGTAATCTACACGAAACCAAAGGGGTATTAA
- a CDS encoding L-lactate dehydrogenase, whose protein sequence is MSKIAIIGSGFVGATSAFTLALSGTVTDIVLVDLNKDKAIGDAWDISHGVPLIKPVNVYAGDYKDVEGADVIVVTAGANQKPGETRLDLVKKNTSIFKSMIPELLKYNDKAIYLIVSNPVDILTYVTYKIAKLPWGRVFGSGTVLDSSRFRYLLSKHCNIDPRNIHGRIIGEHGDTEFAAWSITNIAGTPIDEYCNLCGKACESNFREEIVDDVVNSAYRIIEKKGATYYAVALAVRRIVEAILRDENSILTVSSPLNGQYDVKDVSLSLPSIVGKNGVARILDLPLADEEVEKFRHSANVMADVIKQLDI, encoded by the coding sequence ATGAGTAAAATTGCTATTATCGGTTCTGGTTTTGTTGGTGCTACATCTGCATTTACACTGGCATTAAGCGGAACAGTGACAGATATTGTTTTAGTTGACCTTAATAAAGATAAGGCTATAGGCGATGCATGGGATATAAGTCATGGTGTACCATTGATAAAACCTGTAAATGTATATGCAGGTGATTACAAGGATGTCGAAGGTGCTGACGTAATAGTTGTAACTGCCGGAGCTAATCAAAAACCCGGCGAAACGAGACTTGACCTTGTCAAAAAGAATACATCTATTTTCAAAAGCATGATACCAGAACTTTTGAAATACAACGATAAAGCTATATACTTAATTGTCTCAAATCCAGTTGATATTCTAACATATGTAACATATAAGATAGCAAAGCTTCCATGGGGAAGAGTATTTGGATCAGGGACAGTACTTGATAGTTCGAGGTTTAGGTATCTTTTAAGCAAACATTGCAACATAGATCCGAGGAATATACACGGAAGGATAATAGGTGAACATGGTGATACAGAATTTGCTGCATGGAGCATTACAAATATAGCTGGTACACCTATTGATGAATATTGCAATCTATGTGGTAAGGCTTGCGAGTCCAATTTCAGAGAAGAAATTGTCGATGATGTGGTTAATTCCGCATATAGAATAATTGAAAAGAAAGGCGCTACATATTATGCAGTAGCACTTGCGGTAAGAAGGATAGTAGAAGCTATCTTAAGGGATGAAAATTCGATATTGACAGTTTCATCACCTTTAAATGGCCAATATGATGTTAAAGATGTATCCTTAAGCTTACCATCAATCGTTGGTAAAAATGGCGTTGCGAGGATACTTGATCTGCCGTTGGCTGATGAGGAAGTTGAAAAATTTAGACATTCTGCAAATGTCATGGCAGATGTAATAAAACAGCTTGATATATGA